A genomic segment from Planctomycetia bacterium encodes:
- the pyk gene encoding pyruvate kinase, translating to MSENVQFAERARTKIVATLGPACAAEDKIAELVTAGADVFRLNMAHGSREQHTETLQRVRRVEQRLSKPCGLLVDLAGPKIRLGDLPNNEVQMIPGEEYRFVRGNAASSDREFTSTYAPLVDEVSVGKMIMLADGTISLLVEEKGKDFVRARCVQGGPLRSRQGINLPGAKLSTPAMSDVDVDNALWAADAGADFISLSFVRSADDVRSLKSMLLARGCLARVIAKIEKPEALEQLDAVVQAADGVMVARGDLGVEMDLASIAVVQKRIVETCNRRQKPVIIATQMLDSMQHSLRPTRAEATDVANAILDGADACMLSGETAAGQYPRESVEMMDRIARATEPLLAHRTRGPAPAIAPQGVREITRAVVYGAGYIAAELGAKLVVVASHTGATALALAKQRNFIPTVGVSDSPTVLRQMCLMWGVIPLAGAPVADREHLIRHVETWGRHVGALTSGDRIIVITSSSISASGHNVLLVHEVP from the coding sequence ATGAGTGAAAACGTGCAGTTTGCCGAGCGCGCCCGGACCAAAATCGTGGCGACGCTGGGCCCGGCTTGCGCGGCGGAAGACAAAATCGCCGAGCTAGTGACCGCCGGGGCCGACGTGTTCCGTCTGAACATGGCGCACGGCTCCCGTGAGCAACACACGGAAACCCTGCAAAGAGTCCGCCGCGTCGAGCAGCGGCTGAGCAAGCCTTGCGGCTTGCTGGTGGACCTGGCCGGCCCCAAAATCCGTTTGGGCGATCTGCCGAACAACGAAGTGCAGATGATTCCCGGCGAGGAATATCGCTTCGTCCGCGGCAACGCCGCCAGCAGCGACCGCGAGTTTACCAGCACCTACGCGCCGCTCGTCGATGAAGTCTCGGTCGGCAAGATGATCATGCTGGCCGACGGCACGATTTCGTTGCTCGTCGAGGAAAAAGGGAAAGACTTCGTCCGCGCCCGTTGCGTGCAAGGCGGACCCTTACGCAGCCGACAGGGTATCAACCTCCCCGGCGCCAAACTCAGCACACCGGCCATGTCCGACGTCGACGTCGACAATGCCCTGTGGGCTGCGGATGCCGGCGCCGACTTCATCAGCCTTAGCTTCGTGCGCTCGGCCGACGACGTACGGTCGCTCAAATCGATGTTGCTGGCTCGCGGTTGCCTGGCTCGGGTGATCGCTAAGATCGAAAAGCCCGAGGCGCTCGAACAGCTCGACGCCGTGGTGCAAGCCGCCGACGGCGTCATGGTCGCCCGCGGCGACTTGGGTGTGGAAATGGACTTGGCCAGCATCGCGGTCGTGCAGAAACGGATCGTTGAGACCTGCAACCGCCGCCAAAAGCCGGTCATTATCGCCACGCAGATGCTCGACAGCATGCAGCATTCGCTGCGCCCCACGCGGGCCGAAGCGACCGACGTCGCCAACGCCATTCTCGATGGCGCCGACGCCTGCATGCTCTCCGGAGAAACGGCCGCCGGTCAGTACCCGCGCGAATCCGTGGAAATGATGGATCGCATCGCCCGCGCAACCGAGCCATTGCTGGCCCACCGCACCCGCGGCCCCGCCCCGGCCATCGCCCCGCAAGGCGTGCGGGAAATCACCCGCGCGGTCGTCTACGGCGCAGGTTACATCGCGGCGGAGTTGGGCGCAAAACTCGTCGTTGTCGCCAGCCACACCGGCGCTACGGCGCTCGCCTTGGCCAAGCAGCGCAACTTCATCCCCACAGTGGGCGTGAGCGATTCCCCGACGGTGTTGCGTCAGATGTGCCTGATGTGGGGCGTGATCCCGTTGGCCGGCGCACCAGTTGCCGACCGCGAGCACCTGATTCGCCACGTAGAAACCTGGGGCCGCCACGTCGGCGCACTCACCTCCGGCGACCGCATCATCGTAATCACCAGCAGCTCGATCAGCGCCAGTGGTCACAACGTGCTGCTCGTCCACGAAGTGCCGTAA
- a CDS encoding PSD1 and planctomycete cytochrome C domain-containing protein, which produces MSSQLRRVACALGVLVYWATPALGENATPDPAEAARFFEAEVRPILVERCVECHGPDAQESGIRLDSRADMLKGNDSGPIVTPETPDASRLLHVVRYDGKVQMPPDEKLPDEQIAALEKWVSLGAPWPEAAQVAAIKLGLAERITAARATHWSLQPMQAPPLPAIADTAWPTNALDFFVLAELDKAGLAPSPAVDRRTWLRRATYDLTGLPPTYDEVVNFEADASPSAYETVADRLLASPQYGERWGRHWLDVARYADTKGYVFTEDRRYPFSYTFRDYVIRAMNEDLPYERFVTEQIAADRLELGDDKRALAAMGFLTVGRRFSNNMHDIIDDRIDVVSRGFLGLTVGCARCHDHKYDPIGSADYYAMYGIFASCHEPDERPLIGKPEATEAYQKFEAELKTRRDELTKHYDENVTALKTQLRTQTTKFLLLVVKEMMGEDLPDIFDVITDGEELHPRMVERWRRYLDRQVESDHPVFGPWKRLAEGGSAGYPERAAALFAELEAGTWPELNPTVRAVLLEKRPTSMFEVANLYGELLVAVDQKYQELLKERSDAKELDDAAAEALRQVLYGNKSPTVFNEEVAQRLFTQKVQGRYLELKAKVQEWEVTSPDAPERAMVLVDNDTPYKPHVFARGNPSRPEQEVPRRFVEVLEVSGVEPFEAGSGRLELAQKIVAHDNPLTYRVWVNRVWQQHFGMSLVRDPSDFGMRSDPPSHPALLDFLATNFLADGQSLKRLHRMIVLSSTYRQQSLERPEGNEIDPENRLYWRMNPRRLEFEAYRDSLLAAAGRLERQLGGRPIDLNAEPFTTRRTVYGYIDRQVLPDLFRTFDFASPDASTAQRPKTTVPQQALFAMNSSFSIEQTKHLVLRAEIAEKTDAAERVKALYRSVLAREASEDETQLGCQFIASCGTTEGQPLGAWEQFAQVLLMSNEFAFVD; this is translated from the coding sequence ATGAGCAGCCAATTGCGACGCGTTGCCTGCGCGCTGGGAGTGCTTGTCTATTGGGCGACGCCGGCGCTGGGGGAAAATGCGACGCCGGATCCGGCCGAGGCGGCAAGGTTCTTCGAGGCCGAGGTGCGGCCGATCCTGGTCGAGCGGTGCGTCGAGTGCCACGGGCCCGATGCGCAGGAATCGGGGATTCGCCTCGACAGCCGCGCGGACATGCTCAAGGGAAACGACTCCGGGCCGATCGTCACGCCGGAAACGCCTGACGCGAGTCGGTTGTTGCACGTCGTCCGCTATGACGGCAAGGTGCAGATGCCGCCGGATGAGAAGCTGCCGGACGAGCAGATTGCGGCGCTGGAGAAATGGGTGTCGCTCGGCGCACCCTGGCCGGAGGCGGCACAAGTCGCCGCGATCAAGCTGGGGCTCGCGGAGCGCATCACCGCTGCACGCGCGACGCATTGGTCGCTGCAACCGATGCAGGCCCCGCCATTACCAGCGATCGCTGATACCGCGTGGCCGACCAACGCGCTCGATTTCTTCGTGTTGGCTGAGTTGGACAAAGCGGGGCTCGCGCCCTCGCCCGCCGTGGACCGACGCACCTGGTTGCGCCGCGCCACGTATGACCTGACCGGACTGCCGCCGACCTATGACGAGGTCGTGAACTTCGAGGCAGACGCGTCGCCTTCGGCCTACGAAACGGTCGCGGATCGGCTGCTGGCGTCGCCCCAATATGGCGAGCGCTGGGGACGGCATTGGCTCGACGTGGCGCGGTATGCCGACACGAAGGGCTATGTCTTCACCGAGGACCGCCGCTATCCCTTCTCGTACACGTTTCGCGACTATGTGATCCGGGCGATGAATGAAGACTTGCCGTACGAGCGCTTCGTTACCGAGCAGATCGCGGCCGATCGACTGGAGTTGGGCGACGACAAACGAGCCTTGGCGGCGATGGGCTTTCTCACGGTCGGGCGCCGGTTCAGCAACAACATGCACGACATCATCGACGATCGGATCGATGTCGTCTCGCGCGGATTCCTGGGCCTGACGGTCGGCTGTGCGCGTTGTCACGATCACAAGTACGATCCGATTGGCAGCGCCGATTACTACGCGATGTACGGCATCTTCGCCAGTTGCCACGAGCCCGATGAGCGGCCGTTGATCGGGAAGCCGGAAGCGACGGAGGCGTATCAGAAGTTTGAAGCAGAACTCAAGACGCGCCGCGACGAGCTGACGAAACACTATGACGAGAATGTCACCGCGCTCAAAACGCAACTGCGGACGCAGACCACGAAGTTTTTACTGCTCGTCGTCAAGGAGATGATGGGCGAAGACCTGCCCGACATTTTCGACGTCATCACCGACGGCGAAGAACTGCACCCACGGATGGTGGAGCGCTGGCGCCGTTATCTCGATCGGCAGGTCGAGTCGGATCACCCGGTGTTCGGCCCCTGGAAACGATTGGCCGAGGGCGGCTCGGCCGGCTATCCCGAGCGCGCTGCTGCGCTGTTTGCGGAGTTAGAAGCCGGCACCTGGCCTGAATTGAACCCGACCGTCCGTGCAGTGCTGTTGGAGAAACGGCCGACGTCGATGTTCGAGGTTGCGAACCTGTACGGCGAGTTACTCGTCGCGGTCGACCAGAAGTACCAGGAGTTGCTCAAGGAGCGGTCCGATGCGAAGGAACTCGATGACGCCGCGGCCGAGGCGCTGCGGCAAGTGCTCTATGGGAACAAGTCGCCGACGGTCTTCAATGAAGAGGTGGCCCAGCGATTGTTCACCCAAAAGGTACAGGGGCGCTACTTGGAGTTGAAGGCCAAAGTGCAGGAGTGGGAAGTCACTTCGCCCGACGCGCCGGAACGTGCGATGGTGCTCGTCGACAACGATACACCCTATAAGCCGCACGTGTTCGCGCGCGGGAATCCGAGTCGCCCCGAGCAGGAAGTGCCGCGCCGCTTCGTGGAAGTGCTGGAAGTGAGCGGCGTCGAGCCCTTCGAAGCCGGCAGCGGCCGTTTGGAATTAGCTCAGAAGATTGTCGCGCACGATAACCCGTTGACCTACCGCGTGTGGGTGAATCGTGTCTGGCAGCAACATTTCGGCATGTCGCTGGTGCGCGACCCGAGCGATTTCGGCATGCGCAGCGATCCGCCGTCGCATCCGGCGTTGCTCGATTTCCTGGCCACAAACTTTCTCGCCGACGGGCAATCGCTCAAGCGGCTGCATCGGATGATCGTGCTTTCGAGCACGTACCGGCAGCAAAGTCTGGAACGCCCGGAAGGGAATGAAATCGATCCTGAAAATCGCCTCTACTGGCGGATGAATCCGCGGCGGCTCGAGTTCGAGGCGTATCGCGATTCGCTGCTGGCGGCGGCCGGACGGCTGGAACGGCAATTAGGCGGACGGCCGATCGACCTGAACGCCGAGCCGTTCACCACGCGCCGCACCGTGTACGGCTACATCGATCGCCAGGTGTTGCCGGATCTATTCCGGACGTTTGATTTCGCCAGCCCGGATGCCTCGACGGCGCAGCGACCCAAGACCACGGTGCCGCAACAGGCGCTGTTTGCAATGAATTCTTCGTTCTCTATCGAGCAGACGAAGCACTTGGTCTTGCGAGCGGAGATTGCGGAAAAGACCGATGCCGCGGAGCGCGTGAAGGCGCTCTATCGGAGCGTGCTGGCGCGCGAGGCGTCGGAAGACGAAACGCAACTCGGCTGCCAGTTCATCGCCTCATGCGGGACGACGGAAGGCCAACCGCTCGGGGCCTGGGAGCAGTTCGCACAGGTGTTGTTGATGTCGAATGAGTTCGCGTTTGTGGATTAG
- a CDS encoding DUF1501 domain-containing protein: MLPQINRREMLSRCGTGLGLLGLAGVMSSADLLGGVANASEGYVNPMAPKAPHFPGKAKHVIHIFANGGASHVDTFDPKPSLEKYAGQMLPVENLRTERKTGAAFPSPFKFQKHGQSGIEISEIFPHVAESADELCVIRSMYADVPNHEPSLMLMNCGESRLVRPSMGSWVTYGLGTENQNLPGFISMCPNGLPIKDAENWSSAFLPGVYQGTYIDTKEADVEKLLANIKNHSLNLADQRRQLDLLAAMNRRHADERGQNSALESRIHSFELAYRMQMEATDAFDIAREPQHILDMYGPGVHARQCLIARRLIERGVRFVQLWHGQGQPWDNHDDIADNHRRLATECDQGIGALLKDLKQRGLLDETLVLWAGEFGRTPTVELPQAGANAGKINGRDHNNYGFSAWMAGGGVKPGTVYGATDEFGFQAVENKVHVHDLHATMLHLLGFDHKRLTYRFAGRDFRLTDVHGNVVPELMA; this comes from the coding sequence ATGCTGCCGCAAATCAATCGCCGTGAAATGCTGTCGCGCTGCGGCACGGGGCTCGGGCTGCTGGGCCTGGCCGGTGTGATGTCTTCGGCGGATTTGCTCGGCGGCGTGGCCAACGCGTCAGAGGGCTATGTCAACCCGATGGCGCCCAAGGCGCCGCATTTCCCGGGGAAGGCGAAGCATGTCATCCACATCTTCGCCAATGGCGGGGCGTCGCATGTGGATACGTTCGATCCCAAGCCGTCGCTGGAAAAATACGCCGGCCAGATGTTGCCGGTGGAGAATTTGCGCACCGAGCGGAAGACCGGCGCGGCGTTTCCCTCGCCGTTCAAGTTTCAGAAACATGGGCAGAGCGGCATCGAGATCAGCGAGATCTTCCCGCACGTCGCCGAGAGCGCCGATGAGCTGTGCGTGATCCGCTCGATGTACGCCGACGTGCCGAATCACGAACCGTCGCTGATGTTGATGAACTGCGGCGAATCCCGGCTCGTGCGCCCAAGCATGGGTTCTTGGGTCACGTATGGTCTGGGCACCGAGAACCAAAACCTGCCGGGCTTCATCTCGATGTGCCCGAACGGGTTGCCGATCAAGGATGCGGAAAACTGGTCGAGCGCATTTCTGCCGGGGGTCTACCAGGGGACGTACATCGACACGAAAGAGGCGGACGTCGAGAAACTGTTGGCGAACATCAAGAATCATTCACTCAATCTGGCGGATCAGCGGCGGCAATTGGATTTGCTCGCGGCGATGAACCGCCGGCATGCCGACGAACGCGGCCAGAACTCGGCGCTCGAATCACGGATTCACAGTTTCGAGCTGGCGTACCGGATGCAGATGGAAGCGACCGACGCGTTCGACATCGCGCGGGAGCCGCAACATATCCTCGATATGTACGGGCCCGGCGTCCACGCGCGGCAGTGCCTGATCGCGCGGCGGCTGATCGAGCGCGGCGTGCGGTTCGTGCAGCTTTGGCACGGCCAGGGGCAGCCTTGGGACAACCACGACGACATCGCCGACAATCACCGCCGGTTGGCGACCGAGTGTGATCAAGGGATCGGCGCGCTGCTCAAGGATTTGAAACAGCGCGGCTTGCTGGACGAGACGCTCGTGCTCTGGGCCGGAGAATTTGGCCGCACGCCGACCGTCGAACTACCGCAGGCCGGCGCCAACGCCGGCAAGATCAACGGCCGCGATCACAACAACTACGGCTTCTCCGCCTGGATGGCCGGCGGCGGCGTGAAGCCGGGCACGGTCTATGGTGCCACCGACGAATTCGGCTTCCAGGCCGTGGAAAACAAGGTCCACGTCCACGACCTCCACGCCACGATGCTGCACCTACTCGGCTTCGATCACAAGAGATTGACGTACCGCTTTGCCGGCCGCGATTTCCGGCTGACTGACGTGCACGGGAACGTGGTGCCGGAGTTGATGGCGTAA
- a CDS encoding DUF1559 domain-containing protein, which yields MSIPFTCPHCQAQTSVDDRYAGQTGPCSHCGKPITIPNPMGVAHAPAPAARGGNALVLVAIVVGGGFVMLFIIGILVALLLPALQVARSAARRAQSMNNLKQINLALLNYESTYGTFPPAYIADADGKPMHSWRVRILPFMEQQALYQRYNFDEPWDGPNNRLFHDTVVPAYVDPATPDGPTSYTSYVVVTGANTMFPGAEAVAMKDVLDGLSNTIMVVTTTDEDILWCEPRDLEFDSMSFQVNDPENSCISSEYPGGAPVGLGDGSVRFLQDDLDMNALQSLLLLDDSVVAAPAE from the coding sequence ATGTCGATTCCGTTCACGTGCCCGCACTGCCAGGCTCAGACCAGTGTCGACGACCGCTACGCTGGCCAAACCGGGCCATGCAGTCATTGCGGGAAACCGATCACGATCCCCAATCCGATGGGCGTCGCCCACGCGCCGGCGCCCGCCGCGCGCGGCGGCAACGCCCTGGTCCTGGTCGCCATCGTCGTCGGCGGCGGTTTTGTAATGCTGTTCATCATCGGCATCTTGGTCGCGCTGTTGCTGCCGGCGCTGCAAGTCGCGCGAAGCGCCGCGCGACGGGCGCAGTCGATGAACAATCTCAAGCAAATCAATCTTGCCCTGCTGAACTACGAGTCCACGTACGGCACGTTTCCGCCGGCCTATATCGCCGACGCCGACGGCAAGCCGATGCACAGTTGGCGCGTGCGAATTCTCCCCTTTATGGAACAGCAAGCGCTCTACCAGCGCTACAACTTCGACGAACCGTGGGACGGCCCGAACAATCGCCTGTTTCACGACACGGTGGTGCCGGCATACGTTGACCCCGCCACTCCCGACGGGCCAACCAGTTACACGAGCTACGTCGTGGTCACCGGGGCAAATACGATGTTCCCCGGCGCCGAAGCGGTGGCGATGAAGGACGTGCTCGACGGATTGAGCAACACGATCATGGTTGTCACCACGACCGACGAGGACATCCTCTGGTGCGAACCGCGCGACCTGGAGTTCGACAGCATGAGCTTCCAGGTCAACGACCCGGAGAACTCTTGTATCTCCAGTGAATACCCCGGTGGAGCTCCGGTGGGGCTTGGGGACGGGAGCGTGAGATTTCTGCAAGACGACCTTGATATGAATGCGCTGCAGTCCTTGTTGCTGCTCGACGATTCCGTCGTGGCGGCCCCAGCCGAATGA